A genomic window from Variovorax paradoxus includes:
- a CDS encoding NAD(P)/FAD-dependent oxidoreductase, with amino-acid sequence MSDNAHSSAAYDAVVIGGGVMGCSTALHLAQGGMRVALVDRGPLCREASGVNAGTLTLHMTRAALVPYAMRAWQMWIDAEKWLGMSVLATHVPGLTLAFTEAECELVELRAKARREYGAPIEVISPARAREIEPGVHPGLLKAGYCDIDGFASAYLTGRAFRHALTAAGVDVLENTPVEGIDSGDAGHVIRFDGAASRPPLQATRVVLAGGVWIENMLAWLGVQIPIKVLINQLIITERVRPVMRTVLSVANGLLSLKQFANGTVLIGGGWQGEGDRERGGVEARPQNLVGNMRLAAYALPALAEARIARIWLGLEAETADAMPIIGDVPGVPRAYVVGSAHSGYTSGPFMGRIMAQHILGQQPELPLFDPARLLGMPMPGA; translated from the coding sequence GTGAGCGACAACGCGCACTCATCGGCCGCATACGACGCGGTCGTGATCGGCGGCGGCGTCATGGGCTGCTCGACCGCGCTGCATCTCGCGCAAGGCGGCATGCGGGTCGCGCTGGTCGATCGCGGGCCCCTGTGCCGTGAGGCATCCGGCGTCAACGCCGGCACGCTGACGCTGCACATGACGCGTGCTGCGCTCGTGCCCTATGCAATGCGCGCCTGGCAAATGTGGATAGATGCCGAGAAATGGCTGGGCATGAGCGTGCTTGCAACCCATGTGCCGGGCCTCACGCTGGCCTTCACCGAGGCCGAGTGCGAGCTGGTCGAACTGCGCGCCAAAGCCCGACGCGAATACGGTGCGCCGATCGAAGTCATTTCTCCGGCGCGCGCGAGAGAGATCGAGCCCGGCGTGCATCCCGGCCTGCTGAAGGCGGGCTACTGCGACATCGACGGCTTCGCGAGCGCCTATCTCACGGGCCGCGCCTTCCGCCATGCGCTCACGGCCGCCGGCGTCGACGTGCTCGAGAACACGCCTGTCGAAGGCATCGACTCCGGGGACGCGGGCCACGTAATCCGATTCGATGGCGCGGCGAGCCGGCCGCCCTTGCAGGCGACTCGCGTGGTTCTCGCGGGCGGGGTGTGGATCGAGAACATGCTCGCCTGGCTCGGCGTGCAGATTCCGATCAAGGTGCTGATCAACCAGCTCATCATCACCGAGCGTGTGCGGCCAGTGATGCGCACCGTGCTCAGCGTCGCCAACGGGTTGTTGTCGCTCAAGCAGTTCGCCAACGGCACGGTGCTGATCGGCGGCGGCTGGCAGGGCGAAGGCGACCGCGAGCGCGGTGGCGTCGAGGCCCGTCCGCAGAATCTCGTGGGCAACATGCGCCTGGCGGCCTATGCACTGCCCGCCCTGGCCGAGGCCCGCATCGCGCGCATCTGGCTCGGCCTGGAGGCCGAGACGGCCGACGCCATGCCGATCATCGGCGACGTGCCCGGCGTGCCGCGGGCCTACGTGGTTGGCAGCGCCCACTCGGGCTACACCAGCGGTCCGTTCATGGGCCGGATCATGGCCCAGCACATCCTCGGGCAGCAGCCCGAACTGCCTCTTTTCGATCCCGCCCGCCTGTTGGGCATGCCGATGCCCGGCGCTTGA
- a CDS encoding M20 metallopeptidase family protein, which produces MKKHFVQILKAALCATALGVAAAASAATPQPLLDRALALSDASEPNVIAWRRHIHQHPELAYEEVETAKYIAAVLAKIPGIEVQTGIAGTGIKAVLRGGKPGPVIALRADMDALPVEERNDLPFRSKSKAMWRGQEVSVAHVCGHDTHVAMLLGAAQALSAMRAELPGTVVFLFQPAEEIGPGDRPSGALAMVKAGVLDNPKVDVVLGQHIGAQSPKGSISYRPGAMLASIDVFNIKLSGAGGHGAAPWAANSPMLAAAEITLGLQNIVSHRTNPTIDGGATVVTVGMLQSGNRFNILPETAELSGTVRALSAQNQKVAHEQIRMKAEHIAASYGVKAEVRIDTGGGYGVLVNDAPATLALVDALKAAAGKDKVAEILPSMGSEDFGAFGATGVPVVFWILNASPYPDRAGPTNHSPLFTIDESAMRIGVRALTSATLAHMTRADRNQ; this is translated from the coding sequence ATGAAAAAACACTTCGTACAAATCTTGAAGGCGGCCCTGTGCGCAACCGCTCTCGGAGTTGCCGCAGCAGCCTCGGCCGCGACGCCGCAACCCTTGCTCGACCGCGCGCTTGCCTTGTCCGATGCCTCCGAGCCCAACGTGATCGCCTGGCGCCGGCACATTCACCAGCATCCCGAACTCGCCTACGAAGAGGTCGAGACCGCCAAATACATTGCCGCGGTGCTGGCCAAGATCCCGGGCATCGAGGTGCAGACCGGCATCGCCGGCACTGGTATCAAGGCCGTATTGCGCGGCGGCAAGCCCGGGCCGGTGATCGCGTTGCGCGCCGACATGGACGCACTTCCTGTCGAAGAGCGCAACGATCTGCCGTTCCGCTCGAAATCCAAGGCGATGTGGCGCGGCCAGGAAGTGTCGGTGGCGCATGTCTGTGGTCACGACACCCATGTGGCCATGCTGCTGGGTGCGGCCCAGGCGCTCTCAGCGATGCGTGCCGAGTTGCCCGGCACGGTGGTCTTCCTGTTCCAGCCGGCCGAGGAGATCGGGCCTGGCGACCGTCCCAGCGGCGCATTGGCCATGGTCAAGGCCGGCGTGCTCGACAACCCGAAGGTCGATGTCGTGCTGGGCCAGCACATCGGGGCGCAGTCGCCCAAGGGCTCGATCTCTTATCGGCCAGGCGCGATGCTGGCCAGCATCGACGTGTTCAACATCAAGCTCAGCGGTGCCGGCGGGCACGGAGCCGCTCCCTGGGCGGCCAACTCGCCGATGCTCGCGGCCGCGGAGATCACGCTGGGCCTGCAGAACATCGTCAGCCATCGCACCAACCCGACCATCGATGGCGGTGCCACCGTGGTCACGGTCGGCATGCTTCAAAGCGGCAATCGCTTCAACATCCTGCCCGAGACCGCCGAACTCTCGGGCACGGTGCGCGCGTTGTCGGCGCAGAACCAGAAGGTCGCTCACGAGCAGATCCGCATGAAGGCAGAGCACATCGCGGCCAGCTACGGCGTGAAGGCCGAAGTGCGCATCGACACCGGCGGCGGCTATGGCGTGCTCGTCAACGACGCGCCCGCCACCCTGGCCCTTGTCGACGCACTGAAGGCCGCGGCGGGCAAGGACAAGGTCGCGGAAATCCTGCCGTCGATGGGCTCGGAAGATTTCGGCGCGTTCGGCGCCACGGGCGTGCCGGTGGTCTTCTGGATCCTCAACGCCTCTCCGTATCCGGATCGCGCCGGCCCGACGAATCACTCGCCGCTGTTCACCATCGACGAATCGGCGATGCGCATCGGGGTGCGTGCACTGACCAGTGCGACGCTTGCGCACATGACGCGAGCGGACCGCAATCAGTAA
- a CDS encoding LysR family transcriptional regulator gives MNTKFIETFVMLARICSVRRVAEHLNATPGTISMRVRSLEEELGVTLFDYDHKTMRITPDGARLLRHAEGVLEATRAIQAAAASGSAIGGRIRVGVLETAVHTWLPDFMKAMRTQLPQVEVDLTVDLTVDLADQLMRGTLDFILRVSNEVGSSYSVMEDLMSLPIHWVARRGLIPKRDALRKTLSHQLLTQVRGTTPHIAAVNLAQQLAARQGMAQGDLRISGSPSLAALVSLVREGVGVGIIPGLLVKEHIERGELVVLPLPAPPSLGVALSHQPNATPIVLRTADIARQACKAYCRRCGTQWVQHLG, from the coding sequence GTGAACACCAAATTCATCGAGACCTTCGTGATGCTGGCCCGCATCTGCAGCGTGCGCCGCGTGGCGGAGCACCTCAATGCCACGCCTGGGACCATCTCGATGCGTGTGCGCAGTCTCGAGGAGGAACTGGGCGTCACGCTGTTCGACTACGACCACAAGACCATGCGCATCACGCCGGATGGCGCGCGCCTGCTGCGCCATGCCGAAGGTGTGCTGGAGGCAACGCGCGCCATCCAGGCTGCTGCGGCAAGCGGCAGCGCGATCGGTGGCCGCATCCGCGTCGGCGTGCTCGAGACGGCCGTGCACACCTGGTTGCCCGACTTCATGAAAGCAATGCGGACCCAACTGCCGCAGGTCGAAGTCGATCTCACGGTCGACCTCACTGTCGACCTGGCCGACCAGTTGATGCGGGGCACCCTGGACTTCATCCTGCGGGTGAGCAACGAGGTCGGCAGCAGTTATTCGGTCATGGAAGACCTGATGTCGCTGCCGATCCATTGGGTCGCCAGGCGCGGGCTCATTCCCAAGCGCGATGCCCTGCGCAAGACACTCTCGCACCAGTTGCTGACGCAGGTGCGCGGCACGACACCGCACATCGCCGCGGTCAATCTCGCGCAGCAGCTCGCGGCGCGCCAGGGCATGGCGCAGGGCGATCTGCGCATCTCCGGTTCACCGTCGCTGGCGGCATTGGTGTCGCTGGTGCGGGAAGGCGTCGGTGTCGGCATCATCCCCGGCTTGCTGGTCAAGGAACACATCGAACGTGGCGAACTCGTGGTGCTGCCGTTGCCCGCGCCACCCTCACTCGGCGTGGCGCTCTCGCACCAGCCCAATGCGACGCCCATCGTGCTGCGCACCGCCGACATCGCGCGACAGGCGTGCAAGGCGTATTGCAGGCGTTGCGGCACCCAGTGGGTGCAGCACCTCGGCTGA
- a CDS encoding dihydrodipicolinate synthase family protein, giving the protein MIPQQSDAFHGIYAATLCPLLDDGRIDEATLARHLEANAFVPGMKGLLINGHAGENFSLSREEKRRVTKIAFEVCGERSLLVCGINAEDSLEAQRHVDDAKAARADAVLVFPPFSWALSQDSRMAVTHHRIANANAQMPLMLYQAGVNAGTLAYRPEVLAELAQMPHVVGIKEGSWEAAAYEANRRLVKRVAPHVAMMASGDEHLLTCFAIGSEGSLVSLAAVVPELVIDLDLAIKRGDLAQARNLNDRIYPLAKAIYGTAPGGYATARLKTCLKLLGRFPSDAMRPPIGPLPRDEVAALERALAEAGVHA; this is encoded by the coding sequence ATGATTCCCCAACAATCCGACGCTTTCCACGGCATCTATGCCGCCACCCTGTGCCCGCTGCTCGACGACGGCCGCATCGACGAAGCGACGCTGGCGCGTCATCTCGAGGCCAACGCCTTTGTGCCGGGCATGAAGGGCCTGCTGATCAACGGCCATGCCGGCGAGAACTTCTCGCTCTCGCGCGAGGAGAAGCGCCGGGTGACCAAGATCGCATTCGAGGTTTGCGGCGAACGATCGCTGCTGGTGTGCGGCATCAATGCCGAAGACAGCCTCGAGGCCCAGCGTCATGTCGACGACGCCAAGGCGGCCCGGGCCGATGCCGTGCTGGTCTTTCCGCCGTTCTCGTGGGCGCTCTCGCAAGATTCGCGCATGGCGGTAACGCACCACCGGATTGCCAATGCCAACGCGCAGATGCCCCTGATGCTCTACCAGGCCGGCGTCAACGCAGGCACCCTCGCCTATCGTCCCGAGGTGCTGGCAGAGCTCGCCCAGATGCCGCATGTGGTCGGCATCAAGGAGGGAAGCTGGGAGGCAGCAGCCTACGAGGCCAACCGCCGCCTGGTGAAGCGGGTGGCGCCGCACGTCGCAATGATGGCCTCGGGCGACGAGCATCTGCTGACCTGCTTCGCGATCGGCAGCGAAGGCAGCCTGGTGAGCCTGGCCGCGGTCGTGCCCGAGCTGGTGATCGACCTCGACCTTGCGATCAAGCGTGGCGATCTCGCGCAGGCACGCAATCTCAACGACCGCATCTACCCGCTCGCCAAGGCGATCTACGGCACCGCGCCCGGCGGGTACGCCACGGCGCGCCTGAAGACCTGCCTCAAGCTGCTGGGCCGCTTTCCGAGCGACGCCATGCGCCCGCCGATAGGACCGCTGCCGCGCGATGAAGTCGCGGCACTGGAACGTGCGCTGGCCGAGGCCGGCGTGCACGCCTGA
- a CDS encoding 5-oxoprolinase subunit C family protein, with amino-acid sequence MTRGPFAHMQVLQPGMFSVVQDLGRLGHQHHGVPVTGAMDEWSHRVANMLVGNADDAAVLECTLTGPAVQFSRDTLLAVCGAQVRITAGERPVPMGCAVLLRRGVTLAFGERSSGARMYLAVRGGFATTPVLGSRSTYLPGNFGGHEGRALRKNDRVPLAPSDPDAPTLVLERILVQSGLPFVAAARLGTELPDGSPEGVRFIPGPQWNAFSAEARERFVSQPFAISSRSNRMGYRLEGPGLRLTKPLEMISEATSFGTVQVPPDGQPIVLMADRQSAGGYPKIAYVASADLPRLAQALPGASIRFTPVAQQAAEQAWLDLEDRLALVREMAAHALT; translated from the coding sequence GTGACCCGGGGCCCGTTCGCGCACATGCAGGTTCTGCAGCCGGGCATGTTCTCGGTGGTGCAGGACCTGGGGCGCCTGGGCCACCAGCACCATGGCGTGCCAGTCACGGGTGCCATGGACGAGTGGTCGCACCGGGTTGCCAATATGCTGGTCGGCAATGCCGACGATGCGGCCGTGCTCGAATGCACGCTGACCGGCCCCGCCGTTCAGTTCAGTCGGGACACGCTGCTGGCGGTCTGCGGTGCGCAGGTCCGCATCACCGCGGGGGAGCGGCCCGTTCCCATGGGTTGCGCCGTGCTGCTGCGCCGCGGCGTGACGCTGGCTTTCGGCGAGCGCAGCAGCGGCGCCCGGATGTACCTGGCGGTGCGCGGCGGCTTCGCGACGACGCCCGTGCTCGGCAGTCGCAGCACGTACCTGCCCGGAAACTTCGGCGGTCACGAGGGGCGGGCGCTGCGCAAGAACGACCGGGTGCCGCTCGCTCCGTCGGACCCGGATGCGCCCACATTGGTGCTCGAGCGCATCCTGGTGCAGAGCGGCTTGCCGTTCGTGGCGGCAGCGCGCCTCGGAACCGAACTGCCGGACGGATCGCCCGAAGGCGTTCGCTTCATACCGGGGCCGCAGTGGAACGCCTTCTCTGCCGAGGCGAGGGAGCGCTTTGTCAGCCAGCCCTTCGCGATCTCGTCGCGATCCAACCGCATGGGTTACCGCCTCGAAGGCCCCGGCCTGCGGCTCACGAAGCCGCTGGAGATGATTTCGGAGGCCACGAGTTTCGGCACGGTGCAAGTGCCGCCCGACGGCCAGCCGATCGTGCTGATGGCCGACCGCCAAAGCGCGGGCGGCTATCCCAAGATCGCCTATGTCGCGAGCGCCGATCTCCCGCGCCTGGCCCAGGCGCTTCCGGGCGCGTCCATCCGCTTCACTCCGGTGGCCCAGCAGGCGGCCGAGCAGGCATGGCTCGATCTCGAAGACCGGCTGGCGCTGGTGCGGGAGATGGCCGCGCACGCGCTCACCTGA
- a CDS encoding LamB/YcsF family protein, translating into MPSIDINCDMGESFGPWVMGQDLEILPHVTSANIACGFHASDPDTMLKTVRAAIANGVALGAHPGLPDRQGFGRRAMDMSPAEVYALVIYQVGALQGFARSQGASLHHVKTHGALYNMTVRQPALAEAVAQAVFDFDPTLQLFVANRNMAQAARDKGLAVCSEVFADRSYQDDGTLTPRSQPGAMIEDVEQAIAQVRRMVLEGVVRSVNGVDVPVTADTLCLHGDQPGAVVFARRIREALLADGIAIART; encoded by the coding sequence ATGCCATCGATCGACATCAACTGCGACATGGGCGAGAGCTTCGGCCCCTGGGTCATGGGGCAGGACCTCGAGATCCTCCCGCACGTGACCTCCGCGAACATCGCCTGCGGCTTTCATGCGAGCGACCCCGACACCATGCTGAAGACAGTGCGGGCCGCCATTGCCAACGGCGTGGCGCTGGGCGCCCATCCCGGCCTGCCGGACCGCCAGGGCTTCGGACGACGCGCGATGGACATGTCTCCGGCCGAGGTCTACGCATTGGTGATCTACCAGGTCGGCGCGCTGCAGGGCTTTGCACGGTCCCAGGGCGCATCGCTACACCACGTGAAGACCCACGGCGCTCTCTACAACATGACCGTGCGGCAGCCGGCGCTCGCCGAAGCGGTGGCGCAGGCGGTGTTCGATTTCGATCCGACGCTGCAGCTCTTCGTGGCGAACAGGAACATGGCCCAGGCCGCGCGCGACAAGGGCCTGGCGGTGTGCTCCGAAGTTTTCGCAGACCGCAGCTACCAGGACGACGGTACGCTCACACCGCGCTCGCAGCCGGGCGCCATGATCGAGGACGTCGAACAGGCCATCGCGCAGGTACGGCGCATGGTGCTCGAAGGTGTCGTTCGCTCCGTGAACGGCGTCGATGTGCCAGTGACCGCCGACACCCTTTGCCTTCACGGCGACCAGCCCGGCGCCGTCGTGTTCGCCCGGCGAATCCGCGAGGCGTTGCTGGCCGACGGCATCGCCATCGCGCGCACCTGA
- a CDS encoding FmdB family zinc ribbon protein — protein sequence MPTYDYACPRCGPFVERRPMALFDRPAPCPACGSESGRVLSVPASLGTRRSAEEPRHAAAQSDGSNYRRLQAGGVCACCPRANA from the coding sequence GTGCCCACCTACGACTACGCCTGCCCGCGCTGCGGACCGTTCGTCGAACGGCGGCCGATGGCCCTGTTCGATCGGCCAGCGCCCTGCCCCGCGTGCGGGTCGGAGTCCGGCCGCGTGCTGAGCGTGCCGGCCTCACTGGGCACGCGACGAAGCGCGGAAGAGCCGCGACACGCTGCAGCGCAGAGCGATGGTTCGAACTACCGGCGACTCCAGGCAGGCGGAGTTTGCGCCTGCTGCCCACGGGCCAATGCTTGA
- a CDS encoding FAD/NAD(P)-dependent oxidoreductase — protein MAEAPPSPIDLLVIGAGPAGARAALRAQACGLDVLLVDENSDAGGQVWRPLPPGFTRAAGARPSAEAVQGDALREELSRSGIRCLFGHKVWNVGSSLRTDLIGPKGVTSWQPRALLVATGTTERVVPFTGWTLPGVIGLAAATILLKSQNMLPGRRTLVAGSGPLLLAVASGILKAGGEVAAVLDLASRADWLQTLPSLAGRPDLLWQGVQWKALLRKARVPLLYRHGIASVEALGNGFRVHAQQVDMTGAPVAHAAPVAFEADAVAVGHGLVPGTDVTRLLRARHRYEAARGGWIAETDAQGRTSVAGLYIAGDGAGIAGAAAAGAHGELAAVACAHDLGRLTAEAHSRERDRLLAQWHKPARFGRAMAGLMALRAGAVASIAPDTVVCRCEDVTRAEIDAAARDGARDMNQLKAWTRCGMGPCQGRTCGDIAGALLAAHAGSREAVGCFTGRAPLRPVSLAEVAGDYTYADIPIPKAAPL, from the coding sequence CCCTTCCCCCATCGATCTGCTGGTGATCGGCGCCGGACCGGCCGGTGCACGCGCCGCGCTGCGCGCGCAGGCCTGCGGCCTCGACGTCCTGCTGGTCGATGAGAACTCCGACGCTGGCGGACAGGTGTGGCGCCCCCTGCCCCCGGGCTTCACGCGGGCGGCGGGCGCACGGCCCTCGGCCGAAGCCGTACAGGGCGACGCCCTGCGCGAAGAGCTGAGCCGTTCCGGCATCCGATGCCTGTTCGGCCACAAGGTATGGAACGTGGGCAGCAGCCTTCGCACCGACCTGATCGGCCCCAAGGGCGTGACGAGCTGGCAGCCGCGTGCATTGCTCGTGGCAACAGGCACGACCGAGCGGGTCGTTCCCTTCACCGGCTGGACCCTGCCCGGCGTCATCGGCCTGGCCGCTGCCACGATCCTCCTCAAGTCCCAGAACATGCTGCCCGGGCGCCGCACGCTGGTGGCAGGCAGCGGCCCCCTGCTGCTGGCTGTGGCCAGCGGCATCCTCAAGGCCGGCGGTGAGGTCGCTGCCGTGCTGGACCTGGCCAGCCGGGCCGACTGGCTGCAGACCTTGCCCTCGCTGGCAGGCCGGCCCGATCTGCTGTGGCAGGGCGTGCAATGGAAGGCGCTCTTGCGCAAGGCGCGTGTACCGCTGCTCTATCGCCACGGCATCGCGTCGGTCGAGGCGCTCGGCAACGGATTCCGCGTTCACGCGCAGCAGGTCGACATGACCGGTGCACCGGTTGCGCATGCCGCGCCTGTGGCTTTCGAGGCGGACGCCGTCGCGGTGGGGCACGGCCTTGTGCCGGGCACCGACGTCACCCGGCTGCTGCGCGCACGCCACCGCTACGAAGCGGCGCGTGGCGGCTGGATTGCCGAGACCGATGCACAGGGTCGCACCTCCGTCGCCGGTCTGTACATCGCCGGCGACGGGGCTGGCATTGCCGGCGCCGCCGCGGCCGGCGCCCACGGCGAACTGGCAGCCGTGGCCTGCGCCCACGATCTGGGCCGATTGACGGCCGAGGCCCACTCCCGCGAGCGCGATCGACTGCTCGCGCAATGGCACAAGCCAGCCCGCTTCGGGCGCGCGATGGCGGGTCTGATGGCACTGCGTGCAGGCGCCGTCGCGAGCATCGCACCCGACACGGTGGTTTGCCGCTGCGAAGACGTGACGCGAGCCGAAATCGATGCCGCCGCGCGCGATGGCGCCCGCGACATGAACCAGCTCAAGGCCTGGACACGCTGCGGCATGGGCCCCTGCCAGGGCCGCACCTGCGGGGACATCGCGGGCGCCCTGCTCGCTGCTCACGCTGGCAGCCGCGAAGCCGTGGGCTGCTTCACGGGCCGGGCCCCGCTGCGCCCGGTCTCGCTCGCCGAGGTGGCTGGCGACTACACCTACGCCGACATCCCGATCCCCAAGGCGGCTCCGCTGTGA
- the pxpB gene encoding 5-oxoprolinase subunit PxpB, which produces MQDAIPTIPPGRACGFAHRLTGWQIEPVGDRCLLVRLGDQVGAEASRTVQNVTAYLSSAGLPGVFDVVPAFTTVALHYQPLAFARGQGAASLQLARRIERLLGADIPALPVNDQVIDIPACYGGEYGPDLEDVARRCGLTADEVVGLHSATPMSLYVYFFSPGNPFFGPVDPRLKVPRRATPRLLVEAGSVAIANGITSIYQTALPGGWNVIARTPWSMFDVTKTPPTRMQPGARVRFHPISPSQFAQMQEPRS; this is translated from the coding sequence ATGCAAGATGCGATTCCGACGATTCCTCCCGGTCGGGCCTGCGGGTTTGCGCACCGTCTCACGGGCTGGCAAATCGAACCGGTGGGCGATCGATGCCTCCTGGTGCGCCTGGGCGATCAGGTCGGCGCCGAGGCCAGTCGCACCGTGCAGAACGTCACTGCGTACCTGTCATCGGCAGGATTACCCGGCGTGTTCGATGTGGTGCCCGCGTTCACGACCGTGGCCTTGCACTATCAGCCGCTCGCATTCGCGCGAGGCCAGGGGGCGGCGTCCCTTCAGCTGGCACGGCGCATCGAGCGGCTGCTGGGCGCTGACATTCCCGCGCTGCCAGTGAACGACCAGGTGATCGACATCCCCGCCTGCTATGGCGGCGAATACGGCCCCGACCTGGAAGATGTGGCCCGGCGCTGTGGCCTGACGGCCGATGAAGTCGTGGGGCTGCATTCCGCGACGCCGATGTCGCTCTACGTCTACTTCTTCTCGCCGGGCAACCCGTTCTTCGGTCCGGTCGATCCCCGCCTGAAGGTCCCGCGCCGCGCGACGCCGCGCCTGCTCGTGGAGGCAGGGTCGGTCGCCATCGCCAACGGCATCACATCCATCTACCAGACGGCGCTGCCCGGCGGCTGGAACGTGATCGCCCGCACCCCTTGGAGCATGTTCGATGTGACGAAGACCCCGCCGACGCGGATGCAGCCCGGCGCCCGGGTGCGCTTCCATCCGATCTCGCCTTCGCAATTCGCGCAGATGCAGGAGCCCCGGTCGTGA
- the hydA gene encoding dihydropyrimidinase, translating into MTRKIIRNGRIVTAVDDYTADLLIDDGCIVAIGRALDVGADVEVIDAAGMLVLPGGVDCHTHMDNTFGDSTTCDSFESGTRSAAFGGTTTIVDFAFQRKGVGVLEAIERARAKGADGACIDYGFHVIVTGVDDQALADMQHAIRHEGVSSFKMFMAYPGSVMVDDAAIFQAMRMVGQHGGMIALHAENGTIIELLIKEALAQGHTAPKYHALTRPAIMEGEATHRGIKLAELADAPVYFVHLSAKEALKHVVEARDMGVPVFAETCPHYLFFDDSAYDSEDFDLARYVMSPPLRSKESQQALWTALRTDDLQLVSTDHCPFCMKEGHLGRVNQKPYGRNDFSKIPNGVPGVETRMATLYDGGVRAGRISLNRFVELVSTAPSKLFGLFPQKGTIAVGSDADLVIFDPDAPHVISAKTQHGNCDFTLFEGRDVTGQVKKVLLRGELIVDGDRWLGKTGSGRYVARGESGGW; encoded by the coding sequence ATGACCCGCAAGATCATCCGCAACGGCCGCATCGTCACGGCCGTGGACGACTACACCGCCGACCTGCTGATCGACGATGGCTGCATCGTCGCCATTGGCCGCGCACTCGATGTCGGCGCCGACGTCGAGGTCATCGATGCCGCCGGCATGCTGGTGCTGCCTGGCGGGGTGGATTGCCACACCCACATGGACAACACCTTCGGCGACTCGACCACCTGCGACAGCTTCGAGTCGGGCACGCGTTCGGCCGCTTTCGGGGGCACCACGACGATCGTGGACTTCGCCTTCCAGCGCAAGGGCGTGGGCGTGCTCGAGGCCATCGAACGGGCCCGCGCGAAGGGCGCCGACGGGGCCTGCATCGACTACGGCTTCCATGTCATCGTGACCGGCGTGGATGACCAGGCGCTGGCCGACATGCAGCACGCGATCCGGCATGAAGGAGTCTCGAGCTTCAAGATGTTCATGGCCTACCCGGGTTCGGTGATGGTCGACGACGCGGCCATCTTCCAGGCCATGCGCATGGTCGGGCAGCACGGCGGCATGATCGCGCTGCACGCCGAGAACGGGACCATCATCGAGCTCCTCATCAAGGAGGCGCTGGCGCAGGGGCACACCGCACCCAAGTACCACGCGCTCACACGGCCGGCGATCATGGAGGGCGAGGCCACGCACCGCGGCATCAAGCTCGCCGAACTCGCCGACGCGCCCGTGTACTTCGTTCATCTCTCGGCCAAGGAGGCGCTCAAGCATGTGGTCGAGGCCCGGGACATGGGGGTGCCGGTGTTTGCCGAAACCTGTCCGCACTACCTGTTCTTCGACGACAGCGCCTACGACAGCGAGGACTTCGATCTGGCGCGCTACGTGATGAGCCCGCCGCTTCGCTCCAAGGAGTCGCAGCAGGCCTTGTGGACCGCGCTGCGCACCGACGACCTGCAGCTGGTCTCGACCGACCACTGCCCCTTTTGCATGAAGGAAGGACACCTGGGGCGCGTGAACCAGAAGCCGTACGGTCGGAATGATTTCTCGAAGATCCCCAATGGCGTACCCGGCGTGGAAACACGCATGGCGACGCTCTACGACGGCGGTGTGCGCGCGGGCCGCATCTCGCTCAACCGCTTCGTCGAGCTGGTGTCCACAGCGCCGTCGAAGCTGTTCGGACTGTTTCCGCAAAAGGGCACCATCGCCGTCGGCAGCGATGCAGATCTGGTGATCTTCGATCCCGATGCGCCGCACGTCATCTCGGCGAAAACGCAGCACGGCAACTGCGACTTCACGCTGTTCGAAGGCCGGGACGTGACGGGGCAAGTGAAGAAGGTGCTGTTGCGCGGCGAGCTCATCGTCGACGGCGACCGATGGCTCGGCAAGACCGGCAGCGGCCGCTATGTGGCGCGTGGGGAATCGGGCGGCTGGTAG